In Dasypus novemcinctus isolate mDasNov1 chromosome 23, mDasNov1.1.hap2, whole genome shotgun sequence, the following proteins share a genomic window:
- the NLRC3 gene encoding NLR family CARD domain-containing protein 3 — MRKQEAGPGGEAGSPAEQVKALVDRLAAKVTQGPQAPPSPAWTPEPPPGPHGDGRPDSGGRGGVCPLPAPAALPSGLCPAESRAQRHREALLSRTGGGPGPRPTGLLLVEGLTDLQLKEHDFTQVEATRGRGRGARAVGLDRLFLPLSRVSVPPRVSVTVGVAGMGKTSLVRHFVRLWAQGQAGRDFSLVLPLTFRELNTHEKLSAHRLLRAAFPHLGEPGPAVAAPARVLLVLDGLDEARTSLDFSNTAACSDPQKEIPVDGLVTNIIRGNLFPDVSVWVTSRPGAAGQIPGGLVDRMTELRGLGEDEVALCLEQMFPEDRALAGRVVAQVRADPALYLMCTVPAFCRLAGSALGHWCRHRPGPQDASPPRTLCEVYAWYFRMALGGEGQDGGPGSPRIEQVAQGVGRKMASTLGRLAFHGLVRKKYVFYEQDLKAFGVDLGLLQSPLCGRFLQREDTAAAGPAYCFAHLSLQEFAAAAYYYGAARRAIFDLFTEGAVSWPRLGFLTHFRAAAQRAMQAEDGRLDVFLRFLAGLLAPRVNALLAGTLLAAGEHQAHRAPAAGLLQACVRPAAAVCARAVNVLRCLHELQRPELARGVEAALGRGGLAGLSGPALPAALAYVLQVSDACAREANLSLGLSPAVLGSLLPQLLYCQSLRLDSNQFQDSAMELLGSMLSGKDCRIEKISLAENQIGNKGAKALARSLLVNRSLTALDLRCNAIGPQGAKALADALKINRTMAFLSLQSNTIKDDGARSMAEALATSRTLSVLHLQKNSIGPTGAQQMAEALKQNRSLKELMFSSNSIGDEGTKALAEALKVNQGLESLDLQSNSISDRGVAALTGALCANRTLLSLSLRENSISPEGAQALARALCTNSTLRHLDLTANLLHDQGARAIAAALGENRALTSLHLQWNFLQAGAAQALGAALQRNSSLRSLDLQENAIGDEGVSAVARALKANTALTALHLQVASIGAPGAQALGEALAVNRTLEILDLRGNAIGIAGAKALANALKINCSLRGLNLQENSLGMDGAICVATALSGNHGLQYINLQGNHIGESGARMISEAIKTNAPTCTVEM, encoded by the exons ATGAGGAAGCAGGAGGCGGGCCCGGGCGGGGAGGCCGGCTCTCCGGCCGAGCAGGTGAAGGCCCTCGTGGACCGGCTGGCCGCCAAGGTCACCCAGGGTCCCCAGGCCCCGCCGAGCCCGGCCTGGACGCCCGAGCCCCCGCCGGGGCCGCACGGCGATGGTAGGCCGGACtcggggggccggggcggggtgtgccccctcccagcccccgcTGCCCTCCCCTCCGGCCTCTGCCCCGCAGAGTCGCGGGCCCAGAGGCACCGCGAGGCCCTGCTGAGCCGCACGGGGGGCGGCCCCGGGCCCCGGCCCACCGGCCTCCTGCTGGTGGAGGGCCTGACCGACCTGCAGCTCAAGGAGCACGACTTCACGCAGGTGGAGGCCAcccgcgggcgcgggcgcggcgcCAGGGCCGTCGGCCTGGACCGGCTCTTCCTGCCCCTGTCCCGGGTGTCCGTCCCGCCCCGCGTCTCCGTCACCGTCGGCGTGGCCGGCATGGGCAAGACCTCGCTGGTCAGGCACTTCGTCCGCCTCTGGGCCCAGGGCCAGGCGGGCAGGGACTTCTCACTGGTGCTGCCGCTGACCTTCCGGGAGCTCAACACCCACGAGAAGCTGTCGGCGCACCGGCTGCTCCGCGCCGCCTTCCCGCACCTCGGGGAGCCCGGCCCGGCCGTGGCCGCGCCGGCCAGGGTCCTCCTCGTCCTGGACGGCCTGGACGAGGCCCGGACGTCCCTGGACTTCTCCAACACCGCCGCCTGCTCGGACCCCCAGAAGGAGATCCCGGTGGACGGCCTGGTCACCAACATCATCCGGGGCAACCTTTTCCCGGACGTTTCCGTCTGGGTCACCTCCCGGCCCGGCGCGGCCGGCCAGATCCCGGGGGGCCTGGTGGACCGAATGACCGAGCTCCGGGGCCTCGGCGAGGACGAGGTGGCGCTGTGCCTGGAGCAGATGTTCCCCGAGGACCGGGCTCTGGCGGGCCGCGTGGTGGCCCAGGTACGGGCGGACCCGGCCCTGTACCTCATGTGCACCGTGCCCGCCTTCTGCCGCCTGGCGGGCTCCGCGCTGGGCCACTGGTGCCGCCACCGGCCGGGGCCGCAGGACGCCTCGCCCCCGCGGACGCTGTGCGAGGTCTACGCGTGGTACTTCCGCATGGCCCTCGGCGGGGAGGGCCAGGACGGGGGCCCGGGGAGCCCGCGGATCGAGCAGGTGGCCCAGGGCGTCGGGCGCAAGATGGCGAGCACGCTGGGCCGCCTGGCCTTCCACGGCCTGGTCAGGAAGAAGTACGTGTTCTACGAGCAGGACCTGAAGGCCTTCGGGGTGGACCTGGGCCTGCTGCAGAGTCCCCTGTGCGGCCGCTTCCTGCAGCGCGAGGACACGGCGGCCGCGGGCCCGGCCTACTGCTTCGCGCACCTGTCGCTGCAGGAGTTCGCGGCGGCGGCCTACTACTACGGCGCGGCCCGGAGGGCCATCTTCGACCTGTTCACCGAGGGCGCCGTGTCCTGGCCGCGCCTCGGCTTCCTCACGCACTTCCGCGCCGCGGCCCAGCGGGCCATGCAGGCCGAGGACGGGCGGCTGGACGTGTTCCTGCGCTTCCTGGCCGGCCTGCTGGCGCCCCGGGTCAACGCCCTGCTGGCCGGGACGCTGCTGGCCGCTGGCGAGCACCAGGCGCACCGGGCGCCGGCCGCGGGGCTGCTGCAGGCCTGCGTGCGGCCCGCGGCCGCCGTGTGCGCGCGGGCCGTCAACGTGCTGCGCTGCCTGCACGAGCTGCAGCGCCCCGAGCTGGCGCGCGGCGTGGAGGCGGCGCTGGGCCGCGGCGGCCTGGCCGGCCTGAGCGGGCCCGCGCTGCCTGCCGCCCTGGCCTACGTCCTGCAGGTGTCGGACGCCTGTGCCCGGGAGGCCAACCTGTCGCTGGGCCTGAGCCCGGCCGTGCTCGGCAGCCTGCTGCCCCAGCTCCTCTACTGCCAGAGCCTCAG GCTGGACTCCAACCAGTTCCAGGACTCCGCGATGGAGCTGCTGGGCAGCATGCTGAGCGGGAAGGACTGCCGCATCGAGAAGATCAG CTTGGCTGAGAACCAGATCGGTAACAAGGGGGCCAAAGCTCTGGCCAGGTCCCTCCTGGTCAACAGAAGTCTGACTGCTCTGGA CCTCCGCTGTAACGCCATTGGACCTCAAGGGGCCAAGGCCCTGGCAGATGCTCTGAAGATCAACCGGACGATGGCCTTTCTGAG CCTCCAGAGCAACACGATCAAGGATGACGGTGCCAGGTCTATGGCCGAGGCCTTGGCCACCAGCCGGACCCTCTCTGTGCTGCA cctGCAGAAGAACTCCATCGGGCCCACTGGAGCCCAGCAGATGGCAGAGGCCCTGAAGCAGAACCGGAGTCTGAAGGAGCTCAT GTTCTCCAGTAATAGCATTGGTGATGAAGGCACCAAGGCCCTGGCTGAGGCCCTGAAGGTGAACCAGGGCCTGGAGAGCCTGGA CCTGCAGAGCAATTCCATCAGCGACAGGGGGGTGGCGGCGCTGACCGGGGCCCTCTGCGCCAACCGGACCCTCCTCAGCCTCAG cCTCCGAGAAAACTCCATCAGTCCAGAGGGAGCCCAGGCCCTCGCCCGAGCGCTCTGCACCAACAGCACCCTGCGGCACCTGGA CCTGACAGCCAACCTCCTCCACGACCAGGGTGCCCGGGCCATCGCGGCGGCGCTGGGAGAAAACCGAGCCCTCACGTCCCTCCA CCTCCAGTGGAACTTCCTCCAGGCCGGCGCCGCCCAGGCCCTCGGGGCAGCCCTGCAGCGCAACAGCAGCCTGCGCAGCCTTGA TTTACAGGAGAACGCCATCGGGGACGAAGGCGTGTCTGCGGTGGCCCGGGCACTGAAGGCCAACACTGCCCTCACGGCGCTCCA CCTCCAGGTGGCCTCCATCGGCGCCCCCGGGGCCCAGGCGCTGGGGGAGGCCCTGGCTGTGAACAGGACCTTGGAGATTCTTGA CTTAAGAGGAAATGCCATCGGGATAGCGGGAGCCAAAGCCCTGGCGAATGCTCTGAAGATCAACTGTAGTCTCCGAGGACTCAA tcttcaAGAGAATTCCCTGGGGATGGATGGGGCCATATGTGTTGCCACTGCTCTGTCTGGAAACCATGGACTCCAATACATCAA TCTCCAGGGAAACCATATTGGGGAATCTGGTGCCAGGATGATCTCAGAGGCTATCAAGACAAATGCTCCCACGTGCACTGTTGAAATGTGA